The Elgaria multicarinata webbii isolate HBS135686 ecotype San Diego chromosome 13, rElgMul1.1.pri, whole genome shotgun sequence region TGCCCTGTTCCAGAGGGCCTCTCCGAAACCGTGCTctttagaaattatttttatttattgattgattacatttctatacccccccaatagctggagctctctggcttCACaagaagggttgttgttttgctactgctgcatttcaaatcctggggcttggaccgggggggggggcggcactgTCATCTAATCGGGGTTTATTTTAATGGGTTTCAGGGTCtttgtgttcatttttgttttccattttaattaattcatttaaaatattcctatCTAGCTTTCTGTCAGCTGCCCACAAGGTGGCTGTAGCCTCACATTGAGCATTTATATGATATTGTTTGTCATGTTGTCGGCCACTTTGAATaccttggtagaaaggtgggggatGAATAACTAACGCCCATTTTGCCTACAAAGCCCGTGCCCTCCCTTCGCCCCCCCCAACATTAATCTGGCCTTTTCtcttgccccccttccctccccccccccagccacagAAGGCGTCAGGGACCTCTCAGCAGCGGAGAAACTGCCTCGGATCCAGCCGGCGCGGAGTAAGGGCGCCCCGGTGGCCCCGCCCAGTGGAGCGGCTTTGCCAGCGAGCAgcgttggcagcagcagcagcagcggcagcagcagcagcagcagcagctccagcagcagctccagcggcagcagcagcagcagcagctccacctGGCGGGACGTGCGGCGTGCCAAGAAGGAGCTCAAGGCCAAGGAGAAGCGCCGCGAGCCCAAAGCCCTTCCCGACGTTTCCCAGGAGGCCCAGAAGCCCGCCAAGGGGCGCAAGCGGGGCCAGCCCATCCTGCTGCAGCGAAGAGATACCCGCACGCAGCTCTACACCGAGATGCTGAAGCGCCAGAAGgccaagaaggaggagcaggcggccccggcggcggcggcggcggagaccCCACGGGAGAGCAGCCCGCTGCAGGCGAAGCCCAGCCCGCCcaagctgctgccgccactggcGCCCAAAGGCAGCAGCATCGACCCAAAGCAGCAGTACAGTGCCGACAAGACCAAGTGGCGCAGCGACCTCTACAAGCTCCTGATGCTGCGCATCGCCCCCTCGGTCGAGGGCCGCACCGCAGCTGAGGACCTCCTGGCCTCGGCCCGCCTGGCTCTGGCCCGCCGGGCCGTGTCCTGGGAGGCCTTCATGGCCGTCAGCCAGTCCCTCCTGGCTTCTCAAGAGAAAGTCGCTGccgagggggtggggtggcagaagCACATGGAGGAGTTACTCAAGGGCCCCCCTGTCAAGGAGACGTCCTCGGAGGAAAGCCTGGAGGCTGTGGTGGCTGTGAGAACGAGGAGAGGCACCCTCAGCCGTTCAGAGGCCGAGGCTGGGAGCGCCGGCACAAGCCAGGAGGATTTCGTTTGGGAGAAAAGAGAGGAGTCTGGTGAGGAAACACTCCCGGAGAAGAAGGGAGTCAAGGCTAAAGAAGCAGACAAGAGGAAGAGAGTGGTTTccaaaaaggaaaaagccagaaaGGTGGCCAGAGGGGAAGAGCAGGTGGctgaaaaggaagggaaaggggaagagcaggagatgcccaaAGGGAAGGAACGCGAACTCGTGgccaagggggaggaagagaaaggacaGGAGGCTGCCAGGTGGAAAGCGTGGGAGGCAGCCagggagaaagagcaggaggaggaggccgccgaGAAAGAGCGAGAGGCGACCAGGAAGAAAGAGCGAGAGGCAGCcaggcggagggagggggaggtggcGGACAGGAGAGAAAAAGTGGCCAGGAGGAAAGCAAAGAAGCCGGCTGAAGAGGCGgctgaggccagagaggaggaggaggaggagctgtccAAGGGGAGGCGGGTGAAGGACAAGCCCCTGATCACCGAGTCCGAGAGGCTGCTGGCCCAGCTGACGGACAGCACCTTGGCTGAAATACGGGACGAGGCCAAAGACCGAATGATGGCTGAACTGAAGGAGAGAGCCCTGGCGGAAGCCCAAAAGGCAGCCCAGGAGGAAgtgaaggagcaggcagaggccgaagccaggcagagggcccTGGCCGAAGCCAGGGAGAACGCCTTGATCGCGGCGCGGAAGAAGGCCTTGGCCGAAGCGTGGCAGAAGGCGCTGGCCAAAGCGCGCAAGGCGGCCCTGGAGGAAGTCGTGGAGCAGGTCATGGCCGAGGCGCGAGCGATGGCTCTGGCCGAGGGACAAGAGGGGGAGCTGGACGAGGAAAGGCTGCGGGAGCTGGCCGAGGGGATAGCGGCGGAGCTGGCCGAGGGGAGAGCTGTGGAACTGGTCAGGGCAATGTCCATTCACGTGGACGAGGCCAGAGTGTTGGAACTGGCTGAGGCAGAAGCAATGGAGCTGGACGAGACCAGAGTGCTGGAGCTGGCCGAGGGGATAGCGGCGGAGCTGGCCGAGGGGAGAGCGGCGGAGCTGGCCGAGGAGAGCGCGGCGGAGCTGGACGAGGAGAGCCTGGCGGCCCTGCTGGAGGCCAAAGTGCAGGAGCTGGCGGAGGCGAAACTCAGAGAGCTGGCGCTAGAGGAAGAAGAAAGCTCTGACGGAACGGAGGGCCTGACCTCCGAGGAAGACGAGGCGGACATGTGGGaggacctcagagaggagggcaGCTGGCTCGCCTCGGAGGAGGAAACAGACGCATTACTTGCCCTGTGGGATTGGGAAGTTACCCCAGGGGCAGAGCTCGAGATCTCGGAACGTGCGCAGTTGCTCCTGGAAATCCTGACGGAGCCGCAGAAGCTGGAGCTGAGCGATTCCAAAACACTTCTGCGCCTCTTCCAAGCGATGTCGCTACTCCAGATTGCTTCGACGATGGATGttgaggccctggaggaggcgtTGCTGAAGAAAGCGATGGAAGTCATCAAGGAAGGCGAGGGGATTCCGGGGGCCCTGCCGGAAGGGACTGCTCTGGTTTTGGCAGCGCTGAAGGAAGCGGTGGGAGGCCACCAGCCCTGGCTCACTGATCCCAGGGAGTTTACAGCCAGGATGAGGGCCCTTCTGAAGACCTCCGTGACCGTGCTGCGGGCCAGGAACATGAAGGAGAAACTGGAGAGGGTCTTGAAGAAGGGCTGGCGAGAGCGAGCCGAGAGGGAGTGGGTGCAGGAAGGTGGCAAAAGAGTGGGGAAAAGGGCCTGGTTCAAGAGGAAGCTCAAGGAGGCCATTAGGAAGTGGCAGGCCGAAGCAGAGAGGGCCCAGCAGGAAAGATTAATGCTGCAGCGCAGGCACAGATGCATCCAGTTCAGAACACGGCTCATCACACTGGACCACGAGGCTGAGAAGGAGAGCGCCAGGGAGAcgcagagagagaagcagaaggcGGCGGAGGTGAAGGAGATGCAGAAGAAGGGCGATGCAGCTGCCCAGAGAAGGCTGATCTGGTCCTTGGGTGACCAGCGCACGAGGGGCTGGAAGACCATTTTGCACATGGAGCAGGACCTGGGCCTGACGCCAGAGGAGCAGTCCCGGATACCCAAGCTCAAGCATTACCGGCTTCCAAAGGACTTCCTGTTCAAGACCACCAAGCCCACGCCACTCACGAGGCGGCATAAGCTCAGAAGGGTCGGCCAGCAGCATGTTTTCCGTCTCAGTGACGATAAAGGTATCGACTGGGAGAGGTTCATGAAGCTCTACCAGTCGCTCTTGTCTCTGAAGGAGGTGGAAGGCGGCGTCCGTTCGGCAGCTTGGCGCGATCAGTCCTCCAAGTTGCTAGACCTCTACGGTGTGGGCAACCCGCTCATCCGGGTCATGGTGCAGCAGCTGCTGACGGATGACCAGCGGCAGCACAAATACGTCCCGAGCAACACCCTGTCGTTGAGAGAGGCCCGGCCGGATTTGGGCCAGCGGATCCTCTATGAGTTGGTCCATCACTCCATCCGGATTCGGCCCAAGCCCTCCACCTTGCATGGCGTCATCCCCCTCAGCTACCAGAACAACGTGCACCCCTTCAGGGCGAGGGGCATGACGCGCTTTGGCACCCTGTCCCTCAAGTGGAAGACCTTCTTCTCCCAAGGGCAGCTGCCCAAGTTGCGCCTGTACATCCACGCGTCTCCCATTTGAAGCAGCGCTGGCTGCAATAAGCCAGAAAGGGAATACATGCATGAGACCCTAGTGATCTAGGGAGGGGTGcgaatgctttaaataaacaattaaatgcGTGTGCATTTTGTGCAAGtgtagtgtgtgcgtgtgtgtgtgtattatatatacaTACTATTCTTTCCTACTAAATCTTTTTTGAGTTGCATCAGATATTCTGACATAGACAGATATCTGTGAGTTGTTTCAATGAATGCCTCCTTTGTAAACCCTGTGGAATAAAGATGCTGTTCCTACTACCTGCAACGGCTGCTGAGTTTTGACTATGCTGGGGGCATTTTTGCTTCTTTATTTGTTTAGAAGTTTAAAACCCACCATTCTGGACTAAGTCCATCCAAGGCAGCGAACAAACCacaagtataaaaataaaaacacaataatgataaaataaaactttaaaatacaaaaacaacagcagtatatttaaatataatttagcCACGTTTTCTTTAGCAAGAAAGCgtcaataaaacagcagcatgaCCAATAAAACCATCCGTGATGAGCCCTCTGAATCAGCTGGGTGCTGAAAgaccttttaaattttaaatatccCGGAACAGCAGCTGCTGGGAACAAGCAGAGCTTCagttactgggtggtatagaaattaattaattaagtgaTCGATTCATAACCACTGGGAAAGGCTGATGGATCTCCCAgagccatctggctggccactgcaaGGAGCAGGATTCTGGGCAAGGCGAACCCcgccttgttctgatccagcctcagggctcacGCGGAGAAGGAGCTGTCCAGCGCCATTCAGGCACGAGGAGAGTCAGCTTATCTCGGTCAGCTTCATGCTTCTCACAGTGACCAGTTACCTCTAGAAAACTCCGGAGCGGGGAACGAAGGCAGCCAGCCAGCGCAGCAGCTGGCAGGGGCAGCCAGGTGGCCGGCAAGCCACACTCTGGCGGCCCAGGACGGGGGGCGCGAGGGGCTGTTCTTCCGAGGCACCTCGCCAGCCCCTCCCTCAGCCCCTCTGGCCGGCCGCAAAGCCCCCCTGCCGCCATCACGTGCCTCCTAATCCCCCCGCCAGCCACAGTAAGCCTGGGCTGGTTCTGTGTCAAGGCCTGGCTCAGCGCTGCAGAGGATCTTGCCCCAGGCCCTGCTGAAGTCCACatagacacccccctccccaatacccCGCCCCCAGCGCTCTtcctattatttttaaaccatccaaGTTGCAAAGAAGGCAGAGTTTCACCAGGAGCAGTTTTCCCTATCACGGTGCTGTAAGGTCTGGGGAGGAGCCAGGAAGGGCTGGATTCTCCCGTGagcattttatttgtgttttcagaatcTGTATGTGTGGGACTTGTCATACAGTGCACCCTTTGTACAGATACatagatttgtgtatgtgtgtgtgggggggtgttgtaCACACCCCTACTCACGCACACATTCTCAGCCCACTTCTCTGAGCGGTGGGAGGGGTTTAGGGCGCAGCCTGACCCAGGTTTGGTTTCCTCGAAATGAGGCCACTTCAAGCTTAACTGGTGTTTTGcaatatttaaatttatttaaaaacgTACATCTTAAACCACTCCAGCAGCTGTCCCAAAGTTCACTGCTCCCCCATGACattgggcggggggtggggggggagccaGCTCCTTCACAGCGCCCCAACATTCAATTCATACCACATTCCTTAGGGGAGGGGTCAGGGTTTGTCCCCCTCCAAGAAGCAGCCTCTGCATGCATTGCTCATGGCCTTAACGAAGGGGCCACAATCCCAGAGCCAcggcaatgccccccccccgcctgccctcCGGCTGATGGTTGAAACTGCTGGGCAGGCCCCACAGTTATCCCCCAGAATCACAGGGAATGGCCAGACAAGCCACGGGGGGAAAAGACGGGGTGCCCAAGGTGAGCCCCCCCTGCCGTGTTTCACCCAGAGCCACAGCCACAAATACATCCCAGGGCCACCCACCAGCACCTCGTCTATTAAGGGAGGGGGCTGCATGACACTATCTTCCCCATCCCACTATTTTGCCCGCCTGGCTGCCTTGTGCTGTGTAGCATGCCAGCAGCCTCCCCTTGCCCCCCACTGACTGCCCCATCCACTCCACTGGTGCCCTCAGAGGGGCCTGCCCTCCCTGGCCCGAGGCACCcacttcctgcccacccctgcgAGTAGGCCCATCCTGAGACCAGCTGAAGCCGGGTCGGCCCACCTACCTGGGCGCCTGCTTGGGACGGCTGGCATGCCCAGCATGAAGTGGCAGGATGGACCCGATCCCGGTCAGGCAGCAGCCTGGGGAGAAGAGAGGCAGCAGGCCCAGCCAGAGCCTCAGGGGGCCACCGGAAGGCCTGGCGGCGCAGCAGCTCGCTGTGAGAGAGAGGAGGCCACCGCGCAgagcccaccccacccacccacgcacccaccctggCGGGGACTGCAGCCATGCCGGCCCTTCCCCTGCAGCCGGGTTGGGCTACCTGTGGCCCACCTTtcgttgctggactgcaactcccgtcagACCCTGGCTGTCGGCCACGCTGCCCTGGACTGATGGGAGGTGAGGCTCCCCCAGGTGCCCACCCCGCACGCGTCCTCTTCCCCTGTGCTGCTGCCCACGTCCCACCCACAGCTCTGCCCTGACCCGGCTGCTGTGCCAGGGCTCCTGCCAGAGGCCCGGAGGACCAGTTCTGCCCCATCAGCCTGTGGCGCATGGGCTCGGCCGGCCTCTCAGTCACCCTGGCAGGGCCCTGATCGGCTGCTGTGCCTGTAGAGCCGGAGCCGCGGGGCTGCTCCAAGTCCCACCGCCCCTTTGCCAGGTTAACgccaggagaggggaggagtgggCCCCAACCGCTGGTCCCAACGGAGACTTGGGAAGCATTTTTTTGTTCAGGGCCATTTCTGAAGGCCCTGCCCTGACGTCTCCTGTTTGTGGAATTAATAGATAGATGTGGTAATAAATATTGCGACGCTATATAAACCTTGTTTCTGTTCGACACATGCATTTATTTGTACCTTTCTAATCCTCCCAATAGCTAATGCTAACGACCCGTGGAGCGGGGCCGGGGCCTCCCGTATTTtctcaggccaggccaggccaggagtCCCCTGCTGAAGGCCACATCCTGTCGCCCATCCCACgtggctttcaagaggcagcggaAAACCTGCTGGTCTGGTTTTGCACTCCCAGAtctggggctggagctggaggtggggggtcgggggggggggcatcctgcAAGCTCAGTCGGGCACCAAGTCCTGCtgtcacccccccccacacacacacccagtgctAGGGGTGCTGCCTGGAGCAGGTGGCGTCACCTGGCTGCGTCCCAAGCCCGGCTCCCTTTCTCTGGGGACGACAGCTTCCAGGTGCCCCAGTGAAGGGAGGCGGCGCCGCCACCGCCAGGGTCATTTGGCTCCTGGAGAGGGGAAACCCCGGAGCTGAGGTCGTGCAGCCCCCCGGGCttggagcaggagctctggcctGGAAAGGCTCTTCCACAAACACGGCCAACGTGCCCCGCGGCTCCCTCCCCTTGCCAAGGGGCTCCAGCCGGGCCGTTGGGAAGGGGCCGGGCCGGTTCTCCCTCCGTCCCCCACAGCCCCAGCCGGCGGGGCAGCCAAAGGGAGCCCCGGCCGGTGGCGGCTGCAGGTCCCGGCGGGGAGGGAGCCTGGAACTACGAGCCCCATCATGCACCAGGCTCCGGCGCGTGCCCGGCCGCCCGGCCGCCGTTGCACCAGCTGACAGAGCCATCCAGCGGCTGCCCGGGCGCCGCCGCGCGGAGGAGCCACACAGCCccgggcgggggcaggggcggcgggggcaggggaggcaggggcaggggcggCGGGCAGATGCCTTGACAAGGGCCGAAGCGGCTGGAGAGGGCGGGCGGCCGAGCAGGCGGCCGAGCGGGAGGCAGCGGGGGCGGGCGCCCGGCGAGGCGCCCGGAGGGCGGCCGGCAGCCGCGCTGATCGCCGCGCGGTGCCAGCGGGAGGGACCGGGCGGGGCACCCGGGCgacgggccgccgccgccgccgccgccgccgcccgggtAAATCGGCGGAGGGGCCGCCGGGCTGAAGGCATCCGCGGGGCTCCCGGGCGGGCAGGTGCGGGAAGGGCGCAGCCGGGGCGGGCGCGCGCGTGGGCGGAGGCGGCCCCAGgtagagcggcggcggcggcaggggcaGGAGGCGCGAGGTGAGCCGGGCAGGGGAGCCGGCAAAGGCCCGACCCTggcccgggcggcggcggcggcagcagcagcgggccCCCTCGCGACGACGCCCGCAGGAGCCCCGGGCCGGGGGCAGGCGCCCCGCGGCCGGCCCATGGCCCGCAGCCAGCTTACATAAGGTTTGCAAAGCCCGTGCTGATGCCGCTTTGGGGGCGGGAGGGTAGGTGGGGGGCCCGGGGAGCAGGTGGGCTGAAATGCCCCCCCTTCAGcagctgcagggggtgggggcccTCCCCTCTCGTTGTGTGAGAATTCTGCTACGGAGCCTCTCTCGGGGCGCCCTCTGAGCATGGCCTGCGGGcacttttttttgttaaagaatggcctttcttcttcttcttcttcttcttcttcttcttcttcttcttcttcttcttcttcttcttcttcttcttcttcttcttcttcttcttcttcttcttcttcaccatcCTCAGCCTCATCtgtttgtgtctctgtcctcAGAGGGGGGGTGCTGCTGGTGGGGAACATAATGGCCTCTTTCTTCTGCGCCAGGGCAGGGAGGCCGGCTGGAGCGCTCCTCAGCTGGGCAGAAGggtggcggggcgggggggggggggggctgcaaggGTTGCTTGGCTTTAAAGGGGCAGGTTTGAAAAACCCGGTTCTGAGGAGAGCAATGATTCCTTTGCAGGGTTTGACGCTGTTCCTCCCCCAAAGTTGGGACCTGACAAGGATCCCCAAGTGCTCAGGAGGATTCCCGCAAGGCAAGCGTGGAGCGATTCCggccaaaaaggggggggggtgtccgctGAGGAGGATGGACGCCCAGGGGGCAGGAGCGCCACATGGTGGAGGACTGGAGCACGGGCTCTTGGCAGGGCCTGTTGCTGGCCCATTGGCCCGCTTGGGTCTGTGAGGCATGCAAGGCCGTGACCAGTGGAGAGCGGGGGCCATGTTGGGCACTGACTCCGCGGAGCAGGCATGCCAGGAGGTGGGGGACAGTGGGGGGCTCTGGGCCacgtgccccccgcccccccacccatTCTGGACAGCGGTCTTCGACTACGAGGCAATGGCAGAAGAGGAGCTCACCCTGCGGAGAGGAGACCTGGTGGAGGTTCTCTCGAAGGATTCCACGGTCTCTGGGGATGAGGGCTGGTGGACGGGGAAGCTCCAGCAGAAGGTGggcatcttccccagcaactacgTCGCCAGCGACCCCGCGTACGGCCAGCTCCAGGGCTCCCTgcactgtcctcctcctcttccccccctggaAATCTCCTTCCAGGAACTGGAACTGGACGAGATCATTGGCGTGGGGGGCTTTGGGAAGGTCTACAAGGGCCTGTGGCGAGGGGAGGAGGTGGCGGTGAAGGCCACCCGCCAGGACCCTGAAGAAGACGTCGCAGTGACAGCAGAGAGCGTACGGCAGGAGGCCCGGCTCTTCGCCATGCTGTGCCACCCCAACATCATTGCCCTGAAGGCCGTTTGCCTCAGCCCCCCCAACCTGTGCCTGGTGATGGAGTATGCCCGCGGTGGGGCCCTCAACCGGGCCCTGGCGGGCAAGAAGGTGCCCCCCCATGTGCTGGTCAACTGGGCCGTCCAGATTGCGCAGGGCATGAACTACCTCCACAACGAGGCCGTCGTCTCCATCATCCACCGAGACCTCAAGTCCATCAACAGTAAGTGCCCTGCCATTGGGGAGACCTGGACGGGGatagagaaagaaagacagaaagaggggGTGGAATGGCCCcaacccacgcacacacacactgactatTTCTGCTCCAGATCAGGCTGTGGTTCCTGTCCAAGCAAATCCTTCCTGCAAATGCCATCGGGGagcaggtccccccccccaactgctccaCTGACAGCACAAACCCCATATTAGCCCGTGGGGTCAAGGGGGAGTGCCCAGAATGCTGCCCCATTTCCATCTGCCCACCTCCATATTCCAGTTTTCAGGAGCCTTCCCttatcttctccctctctcatcatactagaacccagaaaGAGCCTCTGTCAATCTTgagcttttaaaactgtattttccaGTCACTCTATCAAGCCAGAGTTGTATAAATACCCGCAGAGCCATTTCCAGGTAGCCCAGGGGCATGTctagtggaggctgatgggccCAGTCAGGGAAAGGGTCTCGTCCCGCATTTCAAGACACCATTTGGCGGCATCTCTGAAGCCGGAGACCTGTGCTTACAGCCCTCCTCTGCTATGCGCATTAGGCAAGACACAATTTTTAccctatctgtaaaatgggcacaAGGCTGGCTTTTTGAGGATGAAAATTGTTGCGCAcatctgcacattttaaaagttatGCATAAATGTGGCTATTAGTTCATTAAAAAATCTGCAGATTTAACATTGGCTGTTGCTTAAGAGTGAAGTAGATCTAAGATGGACTATGGAAAAAGTTACAGGAGTTAATTGCCCGGTCTGTATTGAGGACATGAAACTGAGGCCTCTGTGTGTCCtcactcttttattttatttatttatatttaaggaGGCCTTTAAGGGTAGGATTCTCTCAAGGCAGCGCTTACAAGGCCTTAACTCACATGAGAAGGCCAACAGAGCAGCTGTGGCAAGGAAGAGAGCAACTTCCCCATGGCTTGGATTCTGGAGATTATATAttccttaaaatatttttatcctgcctttctgtttcACACTGGGGTACGCCCAGGTGACTAACAGAccaaattaaaaactacaataaAAGGCAACAATATTACGTAATGACTAACTGAATGGAACAATAACAGCAAAGACAGAACATCACAGTAGAGCTAACTTTAAGAAGAAAGGACAGAGGACACAGATCTCAGGTGAGGTTTATGCCAAAGGTCTAGCAAAACAGTTTTGctcaggaggagagggaggaggacagGGGGCACCTGAACTCCCCAGGGCTAAAGTTGGGTGCCATGACTGAGCAGGCCCTGTTTTACATACAGAACCCACCAATCACACTTCTGCCAGCAATGGGGCCCAGAGCTGGCTGTCCATCACCCTGAGTGGATTGGGGGGGCTGCCATGGAGACACCTCCACCACTAGCCTTCCTCTGTTTTTCCCTGTTGGCCTCTTGTGctgcctgggggtggggcagagtgagattTAATGTCCTGCTTTCCAAAAAGCACTTCAGAGAGTTAACATAAATCAAATCACACCCTAAATCCCATCGCATTATAAGCACAAGCCAACAACATCTAAAttgttagataaattcctggaggagaaggccatcgatggctactagtcctgatggccatatgctacctccagtatcagaggcagtgtgcctatgtatactaactgctggggaacatgggtaggagggtgctgttcccctcgtgtcctgcttgtgggcagccgactggccactgtgtgaccagagtgctggactagatggacccttggcctcatccagcagggctcttctggcgTTCTTAAAAACCACCTAAGGAGGTAGACATAACTCCTCCTTGTCCCCGGCGCTCCCTCTTCTGGCCGCCATCTGCCCATTTCTTCTGGTTCTTCCCAGTTCTAATCCTGGAGCGCATCGAGAATGAGGACTTAAGCGGCCGGACCCTCAAGATCACAGACTTTGGCCTGGCCCGGGAGTGGCACAGGACCACCAAGATGAGCGCTGCCGGGACCTACGCCTGGATGGCGCCCGAGGTCATCAAGCACTCGCTCTTCTCCAAGAGCAGTGACGTGTGGAGGTAATGGGGGTCGgcgggcaggaggggagggagccAGGCGGCTGGGCGGCCGTCTCCTCTTCCCTGGGCAGGACGGCAGCTGCCCCTTTCCCCGCAGGACTCCTCCGCAGGGCTGGCAGAAATGCAAGCAGAGCTGCTGCCTTTGTGGGGAGGTGCAGCCGTGCAGCATGGCAGCCTGTGGGGCAGCCGGAGGGCGGGAGGCCTGCTGGGAAAGAGCAGCTCCCACTCAGGGGCCTCTGGGGTGCTCTGGCAGGAGGGCTGGCAGCGGCCTAATGTTTGCTCATTTGCTCCATTCACATCCCCTGTGCGGTGCCGTACGGGATCCTCCCACCCCTCcgttttatcgtcacaacaaccctgtgggggaggtcaagctgagagtctgtgactggcccaaagacacccagtgagattcaaggctggggtgtgtgtgtcgaaCCCTGGGCTCCCCAGCCCTGCTCCAACACTAACCAGGGACCAGGGCCCAAATCCGGCACTCCTGGTGTCTCCAGCTGGCCCTACGGGGCTCCCaacatggccacacccctttcctgtGGTGGTGTCCCAGGTTTTGTGTagacccctccacccccacccccacttctaaCACCTCTCCTGAGCTGGATTCCCAGGCAGGAAAAGGCTGGAAGTGTTGCACTGGttctggccctgccccttttgccatcagccccacccaccactgaaataaataataataataaaaaataataataaatgcccccccccaagcttctctgaaatggaattcggcgcctcagttctaaccactacaccccatTCCCTTTTATGAGAGAGGGTCTTGGATGGGCCCTTTCTGGCTCGGAGCTTGTGCCTGTTTTTGCAACGGCCAGTGACACTGTCAGCCAGGGGCCAGGGCAGGCCTTTGGGGCAGTGGTCCGGGGACCACCACccc contains the following coding sequences:
- the WDR87 gene encoding WD repeat-containing protein 87 codes for the protein MLKGPVRIVPQWRELKCQLQEKLERQKGLPDVSEGTHILLSDRPSIIFRESCFPNCMPLICFYTTEMGNYFPSFTWRRSKGSKVRVWTYSAGDESSVTEKVYAIEEDPMVLNVVYVPCRHLFVAYCDDIHFRFFGDHTQDFKLLSDMGSPYSITSMCYNHTTGELVTGAIGMVVFWCFATGEVPYMGVTQEVCIASGEFVHFLIVEHERGALVALCENIIRVYDYQTKVLIRTFQVSQGVSLICCCANWSQSFLYTGDLAGDVKVWNFDTGSQITQFKAHLSAISSIISRTSVHTLMTASLDGLLKEWNLTTCELLRRVDIGEELFQMQFINEQTFFLRTQYTFSIRTVNNFYQLFNRPKSILKRLVRVQCGPDKARILATTEDGVMRFLSPVTGEMLFVTWPFQILEKALDYVYDPDREELLVTMGTTDIYVLDTSKNPCPAKYILRASDNIEDKVLCLAYSRLDLDGRTSSFIFSGFKSGKVRTVTQHLYRMGGRKLHDGNVVALSSLSASGNLSYHSRESSYLCSYGLDEYIILSDVILKKNSLLEVVPLVVIPSTNCRINNLLLIPGYICVLTEQNRVRLWRQGALVPGKKNPFWKETNAMHSTSITSFDYCHTLSMLVTGGSDGSVRIWDILGQMLVEFDTSLKFSRVCFANQRGDLVVGCNMNIYFISCVTYLPSKRLRMLTTRHVRDDVVERPLPFLSHFLLSFDIVFVPKYRQVGKLAKKYERLEPISNNKEVVIEKNVAKVVEFLGKDVSSLPGPDFYGDAPDIKEMHPEFAVEYQLMCLFKPRLSFEKRPAAPPPAPPPYRGLPPLVPVLRRIPFQAGRSWPIAPDGYVPNSVVRAQLFPKGTPAALQCSVLQSRDPLPKRKMVKIQLPEWDTSEVIEKARKKKGQRMRHATSSTEGRRRRDLLSELVTKPWLRHKPSDTSLPSVTKAILSLMDDVPYSTYLLCTSALVQLAEAYQLPTAIQEEAFDRLIVHTNHKEVRMKLAAWEALGKMDLLTEKEVVPLARALLDDNKKVRDLARSLLDSVAGITDKFVLKKEMQRLAEGSLEDLSELSHDPEFGFPRRVRAAGIVAGSQEEAVYALTEGAERLMNRVENQLTANLFLMSECSPTEIQQSSRPPLSRRKGMSEGTPEEFAKPDDHLAAQTRWLGLFTRQDTKPDQMLSVRDLSAAEKLPRIQPARSKGAPVAPPSGAALPASSVGSSSSSGSSSSSSSSSSSSSGSSSSSSSTWRDVRRAKKELKAKEKRREPKALPDVSQEAQKPAKGRKRGQPILLQRRDTRTQLYTEMLKRQKAKKEEQAAPAAAAAETPRESSPLQAKPSPPKLLPPLAPKGSSIDPKQQYSADKTKWRSDLYKLLMLRIAPSVEGRTAAEDLLASARLALARRAVSWEAFMAVSQSLLASQEKVAAEGVGWQKHMEELLKGPPVKETSSEESLEAVVAVRTRRGTLSRSEAEAGSAGTSQEDFVWEKREESGEETLPEKKGVKAKEADKRKRVVSKKEKARKVARGEEQVAEKEGKGEEQEMPKGKERELVAKGEEEKGQEAARWKAWEAAREKEQEEEAAEKEREATRKKEREAARRREGEVADRREKVARRKAKKPAEEAAEAREEEEEELSKGRRVKDKPLITESERLLAQLTDSTLAEIRDEAKDRMMAELKERALAEAQKAAQEEVKEQAEAEARQRALAEARENALIAARKKALAEAWQKALAKARKAALEEVVEQVMAEARAMALAEGQEGELDEERLRELAEGIAAELAEGRAVELVRAMSIHVDEARVLELAEAEAMELDETRVLELAEGIAAELAEGRAAELAEESAAELDEESLAALLEAKVQELAEAKLRELALEEEESSDGTEGLTSEEDEADMWEDLREEGSWLASEEETDALLALWDWEVTPGAELEISERAQLLLEILTEPQKLELSDSKTLLRLFQAMSLLQIASTMDVEALEEALLKKAMEVIKEGEGIPGALPEGTALVLAALKEAVGGHQPWLTDPREFTARMRALLKTSVTVLRARNMKEKLERVLKKGWRERAEREWVQEGGKRVGKRAWFKRKLKEAIRKWQAEAERAQQERLMLQRRHRCIQFRTRLITLDHEAEKESARETQREKQKAAEVKEMQKKGDAAAQRRLIWSLGDQRTRGWKTILHMEQDLGLTPEEQSRIPKLKHYRLPKDFLFKTTKPTPLTRRHKLRRVGQQHVFRLSDDKGIDWERFMKLYQSLLSLKEVEGGVRSAAWRDQSSKLLDLYGVGNPLIRVMVQQLLTDDQRQHKYVPSNTLSLREARPDLGQRILYELVHHSIRIRPKPSTLHGVIPLSYQNNVHPFRARGMTRFGTLSLKWKTFFSQGQLPKLRLYIHASPI